The following is a genomic window from Lactococcus carnosus.
CGAGAGCATGGCAGATAATGCCATTGCTGTTCAGAAAATTTCTGATTTGGAAAACTACAAAAATCGCTTAGATAAGCGACAATATGACCTGAAATTAGCACGTCAAATTACAATCCAGCAGGCACCACAAATCCGCATGATTCAAAATACAAATCAAGAATTAGCTGAAAAAATCCAAACATCGATTAATACGGCTATTCCTCTATGGAAAAATCAAGTTGCGATTGCCTTAACGCTTTTGAAACAAAAAGATGCGCTAACCAGTCAACGCATTGTGTCTAATACGACAAATGATCTATTAACCAAAAATTCTGAGATGCTAAAACAATCGTCTATCGAGGCGGCAAGAGAGAATGAGCGTGGTGTTGTGGATATTGAAACCTTGAAAAAAACACAAGCTAACTTGATCGAAACGATCCAAGAAACGATGACCATCCAACGTGAAGGTGCCATCAAACGTCGTCAAGGAGAAGTTGAGTTAAGTCAATTAGAGGCAGAAATAAAGGCAAAATTGCTAGCCTTGTCAAATAAAGAAAAAAGTGAGTAGCCGATACTCGCTTTTTCAAATTGGACTATACCATTTTTGACAAAGGCAATAGAAAGGTGTAAAATGAGGTATGAAATTAGGAAAGCAAGAGGTATACTTGATGACAACGACTTATATAAAGGCTGATAAATTTTTCTACCCATATGAAAGTAAGATGGGTGGTTATTTAGAACTAACGGCCGATGGCAAATTTGGTAATCATGTCGAACAGGTAGCGCAAGGTAGTACTGTACTTGATTATAGTGGCAAATTCATTGCACCAGGATTAGTGGATACCCATGTCCATGGCTATGCGGGTGTCGATGTGATGGATAATCATAAGGATGGGATTGTCCATACCATGAGTGACGCCTTATTATCAACTGGTGTCACCTCTTTTCTACCGACAGCTTTGACGGCAAGTTATGAACAGCTCAGAGACATCTGTCAAACGATTGGTGAGCACTATACAGAAGCATCAGGGGCTAAGATTCAAGGCATTTTCTTTGAAGGTCCTTACTTTACTGAAAAATATAAAGGTGCGCAAAATGCTGCCTACATGCGTAATCCCAGCTTTGAAGAATTCCAAGGCTGGCAAGAGGCTGCAAAGGGCATGCTCTTAAAAATTGCTGTTGCACCAGAACGAGATGGTAGTGCTGAGTTTATCGCAAAAGTGGTCGAAACGGGTACTAAAGTTGCGCTTGGTCATTCAGATGCGACTTATGAGCAAGCAGTACGTGGTGCTGAAGCAGGTGCTAGCATCTGGGTCCATGCTTATAATGGCATGCGTGGGTTGACACACCGAGAACTTGGCATGGTTGGTGCTGTTTATGAAATTCCGCATACTTATGCTGAGTTAATTTGTGATGGACACCATGTTGTCCCAAAAGCCTGTGATATCTTGATCAAACAAAAAGGGCATGATCATGTCGCTTTGATTACAGATTGTATGCGCGCGGGTGGAGAGCCGGATGGTGATTATATGCTTGGTGAGTATCCAGTCATTGTTGAGAATGGGACGGCTAGATTAAAAGACGGTGGTAATCTGGCTGGTTCTATTTTGAAATTAAAAGATGGTATTAAAAATGTTGTAGACTGGGGGATTGCATCACAAGAAGAAGCAGTGATGATGGCGTCTCTCATTCCAGCTAAATCTGTTGGCATCGATGATAAGTGTGGTCGGATTAAGCCAGGCTTTGATGCAGACTTCATCGTACTAGACCCTAATCTAGAGCTATCCGAAACCTACTTGAAAGGTCAAAAAGTCTATAGTGCATCATAATGCAACCTTGTATTGTAAGGAAGTTTAGACTTTATTAATTGTGAAGGAAGCGCATAAAAGCGCTTTTTCTATAGACTTCTATTTTAATAGTAGAAAACGTTTTCTTTGTTTTTTGTCTGACAAAATATTTTGAAACGTGGTATAATGATTAAGATAAAAAACATTGGAGGATTGATACTTAAATGAAACGTATTGCCGTTTTAACTAGTGGCGGAGACGCTCCTGGTATGAATGCTGCTGTTCGTGCTGTTGTACGAAAAGCCATTTATGAAGGTATGGAAGTCTTTGGGATTAATTATGGCTATGCAGGAATGGTTGCCGGAGATATTTTCCCATTGACAGGTAGAGATGTTGGTGATAAAATTTCACGTGGTGGCACGTTCTTATACTCTGCAAGATTTCCAGAATTTGCAGAAGTAGAAGGCCAGCTTGCTGGGATTGAACAGCTGAAAAAACATGGCATTGAAGGTGTCGTTGTCGTTGGTGGTGATGGGTCATACCACGGCGCGATGCGTCTGACTGAGCATGGCTTCCCAGCTGTCGGTGTACCAGGTACGATCGATAACGATATCGTGGGTACTGATTACACGATTGGTTTTGATACAGCAGTTACAACTGCACTTGATGCGATTGATAAAATTCGTGATACGTCATCTTCACATAAAAGAACATTTATTGTTGAAGTAATGGGTCGTCACGCTGGTGATATCGCACTTTGGGCTGGTATCGGCGCAGGTGCTGATGAGATTCTTATCCCTGAACATGCCTTTGATATCAACGAATTAGTTGCATCGATTAAGCATGGTTATAAAAATGGGAAGAACCATAACATCATCGTTCTTGCTGAGGGTGTCATGTCTGGCTCAGAATTAGCTGAAAAACTTAAAGCTGCTGGAGACGATAGTGACCTTCGTGTGAGTACGCTTGGTCACATCCAACGTGGTGGTACACCTACTGCGCGAGATCGTGTTCTCGCATCATGGATGGGCGCACGTGCCGTTGAACTGCTTAAAGCAGGCCGTGGCGGTTTAGCAGTCGGTATTCATAATGAAAAATTAGTTGAGAGTCCAATTTTAGGATCTGCAGAAGAAGGGGCGCTTTTCAGCCTTGATAATGGTAAAATCATTGTCAATAACCCACATGTAGCAAATCTTGATTTGTTCAAGCTCAATAAAGAAATTTCATCTTAATCGGTTTACAGTTTCACTAAACATCAGTTAAAAACTGCATATGCAGTCTAAGGATACCTCATATGAGATGTCCTATATATTGGCGAAAGCCATCTAATTTAGAAGGAGTTCTACTAAAATGAACAAACGTGTAAAAATTGTTGCAACACTTGGACCAGCTGTTGAAATCCGTGGTGGCAAAAAATTTGGTGACGATGGTTACTGGGGTGAAAAACTCGATGTAGAAGCTTCAGCGCAAAAAATCGCGCAATTAATCAAAGAAGGCGCAAATGTTTTCCGTTTCAACTTCTCACATGGTGACCATGAAGAGCAAGGCGATCGTATGAACGTTGTCCGTCGTGCAGAAGAAATTGCTAACCAAAAAGTTGGTTTCTTACTTGACACTAAAGGACCAGAAATCCGTACTGAATTATTCGAAGGCGAAGCTAAAGAATTCGAATACAATACAGGTGACTTACTCCGTGTTGCCACACAACAAGGCTTAAAATCTACTAAAGATGTTATCGCTTTGAACGTTGCTGGTGGTCTTGACATTTTTGATAACGTTGAAATTGGTCAAACAATCTTAATCGATGATGGTAAACTTGGGTTAACTGTTGCTGGTAAAGATGCTGCAACTCGTCAATTCGAAGTTGAAGTTCAAAATGATGGTGTTATTGCTAAACAAAAAGGTGTTAACATCCCTAACACTAAAATTCCTTTCCCAGCACTTGCTGACCGTGATAACGCGGACATCCGTTTTGGTTTGGAACAAGGCTTGAACTTCATCGCGATCTCATTTGTTCGTTCTGCTAAAGATGTTAACGAAGTTCGTGCTATCTTAGAAGAAACTGGTAACACACACGTTCAACTTTTCCCTAAAATCGAAAACCA
Proteins encoded in this region:
- the nagA gene encoding N-acetylglucosamine-6-phosphate deacetylase, which produces MTTTYIKADKFFYPYESKMGGYLELTADGKFGNHVEQVAQGSTVLDYSGKFIAPGLVDTHVHGYAGVDVMDNHKDGIVHTMSDALLSTGVTSFLPTALTASYEQLRDICQTIGEHYTEASGAKIQGIFFEGPYFTEKYKGAQNAAYMRNPSFEEFQGWQEAAKGMLLKIAVAPERDGSAEFIAKVVETGTKVALGHSDATYEQAVRGAEAGASIWVHAYNGMRGLTHRELGMVGAVYEIPHTYAELICDGHHVVPKACDILIKQKGHDHVALITDCMRAGGEPDGDYMLGEYPVIVENGTARLKDGGNLAGSILKLKDGIKNVVDWGIASQEEAVMMASLIPAKSVGIDDKCGRIKPGFDADFIVLDPNLELSETYLKGQKVYSAS
- the pfkA gene encoding 6-phosphofructokinase; this translates as MKRIAVLTSGGDAPGMNAAVRAVVRKAIYEGMEVFGINYGYAGMVAGDIFPLTGRDVGDKISRGGTFLYSARFPEFAEVEGQLAGIEQLKKHGIEGVVVVGGDGSYHGAMRLTEHGFPAVGVPGTIDNDIVGTDYTIGFDTAVTTALDAIDKIRDTSSSHKRTFIVEVMGRHAGDIALWAGIGAGADEILIPEHAFDINELVASIKHGYKNGKNHNIIVLAEGVMSGSELAEKLKAAGDDSDLRVSTLGHIQRGGTPTARDRVLASWMGARAVELLKAGRGGLAVGIHNEKLVESPILGSAEEGALFSLDNGKIIVNNPHVANLDLFKLNKEISS
- the pyk gene encoding pyruvate kinase — encoded protein: MNKRVKIVATLGPAVEIRGGKKFGDDGYWGEKLDVEASAQKIAQLIKEGANVFRFNFSHGDHEEQGDRMNVVRRAEEIANQKVGFLLDTKGPEIRTELFEGEAKEFEYNTGDLLRVATQQGLKSTKDVIALNVAGGLDIFDNVEIGQTILIDDGKLGLTVAGKDAATRQFEVEVQNDGVIAKQKGVNIPNTKIPFPALADRDNADIRFGLEQGLNFIAISFVRSAKDVNEVRAILEETGNTHVQLFPKIENQQGIDNIDEIIAASEGIMIARGDMGIEVPFEMVPVYQKQIIQKVNAAGKAVITATNMLETMTDKPRATRSEISDVFNAVIDGTDATMLSGESANGKYPVESVRTMATVDKNAQALLKEYGRLSTDKFDRSNVTEVMASAVKDATNSMEIKLIVALTESGSTARLISKYRPDADILAITWDEKVQKSLMINWGVIPILNEKPASTDDMFEVAEKAAIESGLVESGDNIIIVAGVPVGSGRTNTMRIRTVK